Below is a genomic region from Actinomadura sp. NAK00032.
AGGCCGTGCGCGACGAGCGACCAGATCACCGACCAGCTGGTGGCGTGGTGCGCGAACCGGGGCGTGAACCCGGCGGCGGCGCAGTAGGCGATGACCTGCTGGTGGTGGACGCAGACCTCGGGCGCGACGCTGATCCACGTCTCCCCGGCCGCCTCCTCCAGCCGCGTGTCGCCGTGCGGCCGGAGCGCGAGCGGGTGGCCGGCCGGGACGATGAGGTCGAGCGCCTCCTCCAGCAGCGGTTCGCGGTCGAAGCGCGGGTCGCCGGGCGGCGGCGCCTCCGGGGTGGGCTCGATGACCGCGATGTCGGTCTCCCCGGCGGCGAGCAGGCCGAGGGCCTCCTCGGTGTCGCACTCGCGGACCTCGACCGTGAGGTCCGGGTCGGCGCGCATCAGGGCGCCGGCGGCGGGGGCGACGAGCCCGCCCACCGCCGTCGTGAACCCGCACATGCGCAGCGGCCCGGCGGCGCCGGCGCGGTGCGACTCCAGCTCGGCGAGGGCCTCCTCCCAGCTCGCCAGCAGCCCGTCCGCGTGCCCGATCAGCAGGTGCGCGGCCGGGGTCAGCCTGACCTTGCGGCCCTGCGGCTCCAGCAGCGGCACCTTCAGCTCCCGCGCCAGCTCGCGCAGCTGGTGGGACACCGCCGACGGGGTGAGGTGCAGCGCCTCCGCCGCGGACGTGACCGTCCCGTACTGGTGGACGAGCCGGAGCATGTGCAGCCGCCGCAGATCAATCATGAAACCATATTGCACGATTCACTGAGGAAATCTGAAATGGACGGCAACGTTCGGCCGGTTGCAGACTGCTGCCATGACGCAGAACAGCACCCTCGTGTCCCGCCACCTCACCAGTGAAGGCGTCGTCCTCTGGACCCGCTGCTCCTGCGGCCGGCTGCGGATGGACCTCGTCCCGCACGGGGACGCCCCGCGGCTGACCGCCGGCCCGTGCCCGCACGCCGCCGGCGGCCGCCGCTAGCCGAGGGTCACCTCGTAGTGGAGCGTCCGGTAGTGCTTCAGCCGGTGGAAGAACGGCACCGCGAACCCCTGCAGGAACGGGTGCTTGCGGGCCAGCAGCCGCCGGATCGGCAGCGACTCCTCCTCGCTGAGCAACCGGACGCGGCCGTGCACCGCCGGGCCGGTGACCTCGCCCCGGAAGGTGCTCGGCGCGATCTCCACCTCGGGATTGCGCGCCAGCCGCTTCGTCTTGACCGCCTTGTCGTAGGTGCGGAAGTAGGCGTGGCCGCCGCGCACGACGACGTTGACGGGCGTCCCCACCGGTGTGCCGTCCTTGCGGTAGGACGTCAGCAGGACGGTCCGCTGCTTCTTCAGGCTCTCAAGCGTCTCTGTGGTGTTCATGCCCTTGAGACGGGACTACCCGCCTCAAGCGTGACATCACCGCCGTGACATCACCGCAGGGCGGCCGCCTCGGCGGCGAGCTTGCGGACGCGGTCCCAGTCGCCGTCGCGGAGGGCGTCCGCCGGGGTCAGCCAGGAGCCGCCGACGCAGCCGACGTTCTTCAGCGCCAGGTATTCCGCGGCGTTCCCCGGGCCGACCCCGCCGGTCGGGCAGAACCGGATCTGCGGGAGCGGCCCGGCGAGCGACTTCAGGTAGGCGGTGCCGCCGGCGGCCTCGGCGGGGAAGAACTTCATCGCCGTGATCCCGCCCTCCAGCAGCGCGATCGCCTCCGACGCGGTCGCGACGCCCGGCAGGAACGGCAGGCCCGTCGCGACCATCGCCGCCTGGAGGCGGGGCGTGCAGCCGGGGCTGACCAGGAACCGCGCCCCGGCGGCGGCCGACCGCTCGGCGTCCTCGGGCCGCACGACGGTGCCCGCGCCGACCACGGCGTCCGGGACCTCGGCGGCGATCCGGGTGATCGCCTCCAGCGCGGCCGGGGTGCGCAGCGTCACCTCGATCACCGGGAGCCCGCCCTCGACCAGGGCGCGGGCGAGCGGGACGGCGGCCCCGGCGTCCTCCAGCACCACGACCGGGATGACGGGGGCGAGGTCGAGCAGGTCTTCGGCGATCATGCGGGCTCCATGTCGGGCAGGCTCTGCGCGAGCCGGACGGCGGCGCCGACCAGGGCCGGGCCGGGGTGGACGATGAGGGCGGTCGGGATGGCGCGCACGTAGTCCTCGACGGGGGGCTTCCCCTCGAAGCGGGCGCGGAACGCGCTGCCGTGCAGGACGTCCACGATGCGCGGCAGGATCCCGCCGCCGAGGTAGACGCCCCCGCGGGCGCCGAGGGTGAGGGCGGCGTTCCCGGCGAGCGAGCCGAGCAGCGCGCAGAACATCTCCAGCGCCTCGACGCAGCGCGGGTCGTCGCGGCGCTCGGTGATCTGCTGCGCGGTGAGGCCCGCCACGGGCACGCCGTCGAGCACCTCCAGGTACCGGTGGACGCGCGCGAGCCCGGCCCCGGACAGCAGGTACTCGGCGGTCGCCGCACCCTTCTCGGCGCGCAGCAGCCGGGCCACCTCGATCTCCCGGTCGGTCGCGGCCGGGACCTCGACCTGCCCGCCCTCGCCGGGCACCGGCACCCAGCCGTGCGGCGTCGGGACGAGCCCCGCGACGCCGAGCCCCGTGCCGGGACCGACCACCGCGAGCGCCGCCGTACCGGTGGCCGGGCCGGGGGTCCGCCCGCCGACGGCGACCAGGTCGTCCGGGCCGAGGCGCGGGAGGGACAGCGCGAGCGCCTCGAAGTCGTTGATCACGTCGAGGTGCGGCACGCCGAGGTGGGCGCGCACCTGCTCCACGCTGCCGCGCGGCCAGCCCGCGTTGGTCAGGTGGTACGTCCCGCCGGCGACGGGCCCCGCCACCGCCAGGCACGCGGCCGACGGCCGCACCCCGACCGCGCCGAGATACGCGGCGGCCGCCTCGGCGAGCCCCGGGTGGTCGGCGGTGGGCAGCGACCGCACCTCGGACGGGACGCCGTCCGGGCCGTCCAGCAGGGCGAACCGCGCGTTCGTCCCCCCGACGTCCGCGACCAGCCACACCCCGCTCATACGTGCCTCCCGCGGGGGGACGACCCCCCACTCCCCCCGGTTCGCTGCGCTCATACGAACACTCCGGCGCCGCGCTCAGCCGGACCAACGGCGTTGCGGAAAGACTGGAACAGCTCGCGTCCCGTGCCGTAGGTCTGGCCGGACGCCGCGGCGGCGGGCTCGCGGGCGGCGAACTCCTCGTCCGGGACCAGGACCTCCAGGACGCCGGCGTCCGCGTCGAGCCGGACGATGTCGCCGTCGCGGACGCGGGCGAGCGGCCCGCCCGCGGCCGCCTCCGGCGACACGTGG
It encodes:
- a CDS encoding LysR family transcriptional regulator, with protein sequence MIDLRRLHMLRLVHQYGTVTSAAEALHLTPSAVSHQLRELARELKVPLLEPQGRKVRLTPAAHLLIGHADGLLASWEEALAELESHRAGAAGPLRMCGFTTAVGGLVAPAAGALMRADPDLTVEVRECDTEEALGLLAAGETDIAVIEPTPEAPPPGDPRFDREPLLEEALDLIVPAGHPLALRPHGDTRLEEAAGETWISVAPEVCVHHQQVIAYCAAAGFTPRFAHHATSWSVIWSLVAHGLGVSLVPRLADGPSDQPVVRVPLTGDGVPKRRVLTCVRRGSREHPLIGRGLRALRDAVPGRCAPPAAA
- a CDS encoding PPOX class F420-dependent oxidoreductase, whose product is MNTTETLESLKKQRTVLLTSYRKDGTPVGTPVNVVVRGGHAYFRTYDKAVKTKRLARNPEVEIAPSTFRGEVTGPAVHGRVRLLSEEESLPIRRLLARKHPFLQGFAVPFFHRLKHYRTLHYEVTLG
- the eda gene encoding bifunctional 4-hydroxy-2-oxoglutarate aldolase/2-dehydro-3-deoxy-phosphogluconate aldolase, producing the protein MIAEDLLDLAPVIPVVVLEDAGAAVPLARALVEGGLPVIEVTLRTPAALEAITRIAAEVPDAVVGAGTVVRPEDAERSAAAGARFLVSPGCTPRLQAAMVATGLPFLPGVATASEAIALLEGGITAMKFFPAEAAGGTAYLKSLAGPLPQIRFCPTGGVGPGNAAEYLALKNVGCVGGSWLTPADALRDGDWDRVRKLAAEAAALR
- the glk gene encoding glucokinase, translated to MSGVWLVADVGGTNARFALLDGPDGVPSEVRSLPTADHPGLAEAAAAYLGAVGVRPSAACLAVAGPVAGGTYHLTNAGWPRGSVEQVRAHLGVPHLDVINDFEALALSLPRLGPDDLVAVGGRTPGPATGTAALAVVGPGTGLGVAGLVPTPHGWVPVPGEGGQVEVPAATDREIEVARLLRAEKGAATAEYLLSGAGLARVHRYLEVLDGVPVAGLTAQQITERRDDPRCVEALEMFCALLGSLAGNAALTLGARGGVYLGGGILPRIVDVLHGSAFRARFEGKPPVEDYVRAIPTALIVHPGPALVGAAVRLAQSLPDMEPA